Proteins encoded in a region of the Vicia villosa cultivar HV-30 ecotype Madison, WI linkage group LG5, Vvil1.0, whole genome shotgun sequence genome:
- the LOC131607111 gene encoding beta-galactosidase 13-like — translation MSSPLKLLCISFLSIITIVSAGFIAGPKTVTYDGRSLIINGKRELFFSGSIHYPRSVPEEWPQILDRAKHGGINLIQTYVFWNGHEFEKGDVNYEGRYDLVKFLKLVQEKGMYATLRVGPFIQAEWNHGGLPYWLREVPDIIFRSNNEPFKKHMKEYVSNVIEKMKQEKLFAPQGGPIILAQIENEYNHIQLAYEADGDSYVQWAAKMAVSLYNGVPWIMCKQKDAPDPVINACNGRHCGDTFTGPNKPYKPSIWTENWTAQYRVFGDPPSQRSAEDIAFSVARFFSKNGSLVNYYMYHGGTNFGRTTSAFTTTCYYDEAPLDSYGLQREPKWSHLRDVHKAVNLCKKALLNGEHTVQKISQYHEIIVYEKKGSNLCAAFITNNHTKNPKVIEFRGSSYYMPPRSISILPDCRTVVFNTQNIASQHNSRNFEKSKAANNHKWEVYSEPIPTSKELPPKQKIPAELYSLLKDTTDYGWYTTSVEFGPEDLPKKNEISPVLRILSLGHSLLAFVNGQYVGSNHGSHEEKGFEFQKPVSFKVGVNQIAILASLVGLPDSGAYMEHRYAGPKTITILGLNSGTITLTANGWGHQVGLQGEKLQIFTEEGSKKVQWKDAKGNTSPLSWYKTNFATPEGKCPVAISMTGMGKGMIWVNGESIGRHWMSYLSPLGKPTQSEYHIPRSFLKPKDNLLVILEEEIAHPEKVEIVRVNRDTICSYITENHPPNIKSWSSKNQKLTPVSGNLTPAAVLKCPNKKAIKAVEFASFGDPLGFCGEFIMGNCNAPSSKKIVEQYCLGKGSCAIPMDKALFTGGKDECPNAIKTLAVQVKCGPSKDEKDMINEKDDDDDDDEDEDEEEAEKEKKKGKKESS, via the exons ATGTCTTCACCTCTCAAACTTCTTTGTATTTCCTTCCTTTCCATCATCACTATTGTTTCTGCTGGCTTCATTGCAGGCCCGAAAACTGTCACTTACGACGGCCGCTCACTCATTATCAATGGAAAACGAGAGCTTTTCTTCTCCGGTTCCATTCATTATCCACGAAGCGTCCCAGAG GAGTGGCCACAAATCCTTGATAGGGCAAAACATGGAGGGATAAACTTAATCCAAACATACGTCTTTTGGAATGGTCATGAGTTTGAGAAAGGCGAT GTGAACTATGAAGGCAGGTATGATTTGGTAAAATTCCTTAAGCTCGTACAAGAGAAAGGAATGTATGCTACCCTTAGAGTTGGCCCTTTTATTCAAGCCGAATGGAATCACGG AGGACTTCCGTATTGGCTAAGAGAGGTCCCCGACATCATATTCCGTTCGAACAATGAACCGTTTAAG AAACACATGAAAGAATATGTATCAAACGTTATAGAAAAAATGAAACAAGAAAAACTCTTTGCTCCTCAAGGAGGCCCTATCATCTTGGCACAG ATTGAGAATGAGTACAACCATATTCAACTTGCTTATGAAGCGGATGGAGATAGTTATGTTCAATGGGCTGCAAAAATGGCAGTTTCACTATATAACGGAGTTCCATGGATCATGTGCAAGCAAAAGGATGCTCCTGATCCAGTT ATTAATGCTTGCAACGGAAGGCACTGTGGTGATACCTTCACCGGTCCAAACAAACCATACAAACCATCCATTTGGACTGAAAACTGGACTGCTCA GTATAGAGTATTTGGAGATCCACCGTCCCAAAGATCCGCGGAAGACATCGCCTTCTCAGTTGCTCGCTTCTTCTCTAAGAATGGATCTTTAGTCAACTACTATATG tatCATGGTGGAACCAATTTTGGCAGAACAACCTCTGCCTTTACCACAACATGTTACTACGACGAAGCTCCTCTTGATTCATATGGTCTGCAAAGAGAACCAAAGTGGAGTCATCTAAGAGATGTTCACAAGGCTGTGAACCTATGTAAGAAGGCTCTACTCAACGGTGAACATACCGTACAAAAAATTAGCCAGTATCATGAG ATTATAGTCTACGAAAAGAAAGGGAGTAATTTATGTGCTGCTTTCATCACTAACAACCACACCAAAAATCCGAAAGTAATAGAATTCAGAGGTTCGAGCTACTATATGCCTCCGCGTTCCATCAGCATTCTTCCTGATTGTAGAACTGTGGTCTTCAACACTCAAAAT ATTGCTTCGCAACACAACTCAAGAAACTTCGAGAAATCAAAGGCTGCAAACAATCACAAGTGGGAGGTGTATTCTGAGCCTATTCCAACTTCCAAGGAATTGCCACCAAAACAAAAAATCCCTGCTGAGCTTTACAGCTTGCTTAAGGACACCACTGATTATGGATGGTACACTACTAG TGTGGAGTTCGGTCCAGAAGACTTACCAAAGAAGAATGAGATATCACCGGTTCTTCGTATTCTGAGTCTCGGCCACTCATTGCTTGCTTTTGTAAATGGACAATACGTTG GATCTAATCATGGTAGCCATGAAGAGAAAGGCTTTGAATTCCAGAAACCTGTAAGCTTCAAAGTTGGAGTTAACCAGATAGCTATCTTGGCTTCTTTAGTAGGACTACCT GATAGTGGAGCATACATGGAACACAGGTATGCAGGGCCTAAGACTATAACCATCCTTGGTTTGAACTCTGGAACAATTACTCTCACTGCTAATGGCTGGGGTCACCAG GTTGGTCTCCAAGGAGAGAAACTTCAAATTTTCACTGAGGAGGGATCAAAGAAAGTACAGTGGAAAGATGCCAAGGGAAATACTTCACCTCTCTCTTGGTACAAG ACAAATTTTGCAACTCCAGAGGGAAAGTGCCCAGTTGCTATCAGTATGACTGGTATGGGAAAAGGAATGATTTGGGTCAATGGCGAAAGCATCGGCCGTCACTGGATGAGTTACCTCTCTCCACTTGGAAAGCCTACTCAATCAGA GTACCACATTCCAAGATCATTCCTTAAACCAAAAGATAACTTGCTTGTAATATTGGAGGAAGAGATAGCACATCCAGAAAAAGTTGAGATAGTAAGGGTCAACAGAGATACAATATGCAGTTACATCACAGAGAATCACCCTCCAAATATCAAGTCATGGTCAAGTAAGAACCAAAAACTCACACCGGTTTCGGGGAACCTCACTCCAGCAGCAGTACTCAAGTGTCCAAACAAAAAAGCCATTAAGGCTGTTGAGTTCGCAAGCTTTGGCGATCCTTTAGGTTTCTGTGGAGAGTTTATCATGGGAAACTGTAACGCACCTTCCTCCAAGAAGATTGTTGAGCAG TATTGCTTAGGAAAAGGATCTTGCGCGATTCCGATGGACAAAGCACTCTTCACCGGTGGTAAAGATGAATGCCCGAATGCGATAAAGACACTAGCAGTCCAAGTGAAGTGTGGTCCCTCAAAGGATGAGAAGGATATGATCAATGAGAAGGATGATGATGACGACGACgatgaggatgaggatgaggaggaggctgagaaggagaagaagaagggtaagaaagAATCGAGTTAG